A genomic region of Sulfobacillus acidophilus DSM 10332 contains the following coding sequences:
- a CDS encoding cytochrome aa3 quinol oxidase subunit 1 apoprotein (PFAM: Cytochrome C and Quinol oxidase polypeptide I~TIGRFAM: cytochrome c oxidase, subunit I~COGs: COG0843 Heme/copper-type cytochrome/quinol oxidase subunit 1~InterPro IPR000883~KEGG: aac:Aaci_0512 cytochrome-c oxidase~PFAM: Cytochrome c oxidase, subunit I~SPTR: Cytochrome-c oxidase) gives MVSIHHLLARLFPPQTQYPDIKVIEAGMILATVYIVYHLTKTKKWGWLWREWLTSVDHKKIGIMYLVAALLMLFRGGVDALMMRTQLALPGGHFMPPEQYDEVFTTHGTIMIFFMAMPFIFALWNMVVPLMIGARDVAYPRVNALSFWLFAVGAALLNISFVVGGSPNAGWTAYPPLTELRFNPGVGINYYLMSLLIAGIGTTMTGINFMVTVLRMRAPGMTLMKMPMFAWTTVVTGALIIFAFPPLTVGLALTLLDRLFGSHFFTLGHGGMPMQFVNLFWLFGHPEVYIVVLPAFGIFSEVVPVFSGKALYGYSLMVASVLAITILSYGVWVHHFFTMGAGPGVNAFFGVSTMLIAIPTGVKIFNWVLTMWGGRIRLTVAMLWQLAFIPAFMIAGATGVLLATVPVDYQTHNSYFLIAHFHFALIGGTVFGVLSGMYYWWPKAFGYILDEKQGKVAFWLFVIGFFVTFVPQFFLGFEGMTRRMYTYPAGLGWTSLNMISTVGAYLQGAGFLAMVYNIVWSMKHGERDVTGDPWDGRTLEWSLPSPAPEYNFAVIPQVNERDAWWAMKAAGKADAFKAKAAQIQPVHMPKRSAVPFLMAVSFFIGGFGMVFSWWVIVAIGGLGIVASLIYSAFDYDDSEMLDPETIRRTEAKLGRLQA, from the coding sequence ATGGTTTCTATCCATCATCTTTTAGCGCGCTTGTTCCCGCCGCAGACGCAATATCCCGACATCAAAGTGATTGAGGCCGGGATGATTTTAGCGACGGTCTATATTGTCTACCATCTCACCAAGACCAAAAAATGGGGATGGTTATGGCGCGAATGGTTAACGTCGGTTGACCATAAGAAAATTGGCATTATGTATCTGGTAGCGGCCCTTTTGATGTTGTTCCGGGGTGGCGTGGACGCCCTGATGATGCGGACGCAACTGGCGCTTCCGGGCGGTCACTTCATGCCGCCTGAACAGTACGACGAAGTCTTTACCACGCACGGAACCATTATGATTTTCTTCATGGCCATGCCGTTTATTTTCGCCTTGTGGAACATGGTGGTGCCCCTCATGATTGGGGCGCGTGACGTGGCGTATCCGCGGGTGAACGCGCTGAGTTTTTGGTTGTTCGCGGTCGGAGCGGCCCTCCTCAACATCTCGTTTGTGGTGGGAGGATCACCCAACGCCGGTTGGACGGCCTATCCGCCCTTAACCGAACTCCGTTTCAACCCGGGAGTCGGCATCAATTACTACTTAATGTCGTTATTAATCGCCGGTATCGGGACGACCATGACCGGGATTAACTTTATGGTCACCGTCCTTCGTATGCGAGCGCCGGGAATGACCTTAATGAAGATGCCGATGTTTGCCTGGACGACGGTCGTCACCGGCGCTTTGATTATCTTCGCCTTCCCTCCCCTGACGGTGGGATTGGCCTTGACACTGCTGGACCGTTTGTTCGGATCCCATTTCTTTACGTTGGGTCATGGCGGAATGCCCATGCAGTTCGTCAACCTGTTCTGGTTGTTTGGCCATCCGGAAGTGTACATCGTAGTCCTGCCGGCCTTCGGAATTTTTTCGGAGGTGGTACCGGTCTTTTCCGGTAAGGCACTCTACGGCTATTCCCTAATGGTGGCGTCGGTGCTGGCGATTACCATCTTGAGTTACGGCGTGTGGGTGCACCACTTCTTTACCATGGGCGCCGGTCCGGGCGTGAACGCGTTCTTTGGGGTGTCCACGATGCTGATTGCGATCCCGACCGGTGTCAAGATCTTCAACTGGGTGCTCACCATGTGGGGTGGGCGGATTCGGTTGACCGTCGCCATGCTCTGGCAACTGGCCTTTATCCCGGCCTTTATGATTGCCGGAGCGACCGGGGTGTTGTTGGCCACTGTACCCGTCGACTACCAGACCCACAACAGTTATTTCTTAATCGCTCACTTCCACTTCGCGCTCATTGGAGGGACCGTCTTCGGCGTCTTGTCCGGAATGTACTACTGGTGGCCGAAGGCCTTCGGATACATTTTGGACGAAAAGCAGGGGAAAGTGGCCTTTTGGCTCTTTGTGATCGGGTTTTTCGTCACCTTCGTGCCGCAGTTCTTCCTCGGCTTCGAGGGCATGACCCGGCGGATGTACACCTATCCGGCAGGACTCGGGTGGACCTCCTTAAATATGATTTCCACGGTTGGCGCGTACCTCCAGGGCGCCGGGTTCTTGGCGATGGTCTACAACATCGTCTGGAGTATGAAGCATGGCGAACGCGACGTCACCGGCGACCCTTGGGACGGACGCACCTTGGAATGGTCCTTACCCTCGCCGGCTCCGGAGTATAACTTTGCCGTCATTCCGCAAGTCAATGAGCGGGATGCCTGGTGGGCTATGAAAGCGGCCGGCAAGGCGGACGCCTTTAAAGCCAAAGCGGCTCAAATTCAGCCGGTGCATATGCCGAAGCGATCCGCGGTTCCGTTCTTAATGGCGGTCTCGTTCTTCATCGGCGGTTTTGGAATGGTCTTCTCGTGGTGGGTTATTGTGGCCATCGGAGGGCTCGGAATCGTGGCATCGTTAATTTACAGCGCCTTTGACTATGACGACTCCGAGATGCTGGATCCGGAGACGATTCGCCGGACAGAAGCTAAATTAGGGAGGTTACAAGCATGA
- a CDS encoding cysteine synthase (PFAM: Pyridoxal-phosphate dependent enzyme~TIGRFAM: cysteine synthase A; cysteine synthases~COGs: COG0031 Cysteine synthase~InterPro IPR005856:IPR005859:IPR001926~KEGG: bts:Btus_1300 cysteine synthase A~PFAM: Pyridoxal phosphate-dependent enzyme, beta subunit~PRIAM: Cysteine synthase~SPTR: Cysteine synthase;~TIGRFAM: Cysteine synthase K/M; Cysteine synthase A), whose translation MRVDNILELIGQTPLIRLQQASERTGWQVYGKWEAKNPGGSVKDRIAWAMIRAAEAKGRLAPGGTIVEPTSGNTGIGLAMVAAARGYRCILTMPETASLERRSMMAGFGAELVLTPGSEGMSGAIRQAEALVAEIPGAIMLQQFENPANPEVHYHTTGPEIWQDTDGQVTALVAGIGTGGTITGAGQFLKEKNPALRLIGVEPAESAILSGGQPGPHRIQGIGAGFVPRVLNRQLIDRVVPVPDSAAIARAQDVMRQEALPIGISGGAAVWAAEHALPQIGSTGMAVVILPDYAERYLSTALFREGSR comes from the coding sequence ATGCGGGTGGATAATATTTTAGAGTTAATTGGCCAAACCCCCTTGATCCGGTTGCAGCAGGCCTCCGAACGGACCGGCTGGCAAGTCTACGGCAAGTGGGAAGCTAAAAACCCCGGGGGCAGCGTGAAAGATCGTATCGCCTGGGCCATGATCCGGGCTGCGGAAGCCAAAGGGCGTTTAGCTCCCGGCGGTACGATTGTGGAACCGACATCGGGCAACACCGGGATCGGCTTAGCGATGGTGGCGGCCGCTCGCGGCTATCGCTGCATTTTGACGATGCCGGAGACCGCTAGTCTGGAAAGACGATCCATGATGGCCGGCTTTGGCGCGGAATTGGTGTTAACCCCCGGCTCGGAGGGCATGTCCGGGGCCATCCGTCAGGCAGAGGCCCTCGTAGCCGAAATCCCCGGGGCTATCATGTTGCAGCAATTCGAAAATCCGGCTAATCCGGAGGTCCATTATCATACCACCGGTCCGGAGATTTGGCAGGATACCGATGGTCAAGTCACGGCACTCGTGGCCGGCATCGGTACCGGGGGCACCATCACCGGAGCCGGTCAATTTCTGAAAGAAAAGAACCCTGCTCTCCGCCTCATCGGGGTCGAGCCGGCGGAATCGGCGATTCTTTCCGGAGGTCAACCCGGCCCACATCGCATTCAAGGCATCGGCGCCGGTTTTGTCCCGCGCGTGTTGAACCGACAACTGATTGACCGGGTGGTACCGGTACCCGATAGCGCCGCGATTGCACGTGCTCAGGACGTTATGCGCCAAGAGGCGCTGCCGATCGGCATTTCCGGCGGAGCGGCGGTGTGGGCGGCCGAACACGCACTGCCCCAAATCGGTTCGACAGGGATGGCGGTGGTGATTTTGCCCGACTACGCGGAGCGTTATCTATCCACGGCACTATTTAGGGAGGGATCCCGATGA
- a CDS encoding cytochrome C oxidase subunit IV (PFAM: Prokaryotic Cytochrome C oxidase subunit IV~TIGRFAM: cytochrome aa3 quinol oxidase, subunit IV~COGs: COG3125 Heme/copper-type cytochrome/quinol oxidase subunit 4~InterPro IPR005171~KEGG: aac:Aaci_0661 cytochrome aa3 quinol oxidase, subunit IV~PFAM: Cytochrome C oxidase subunit IV prokaryotic~SPTR: Cytochrome aa3 quinol oxidase, subunit IV), which translates to MADMSHGTSALHGHPEELHEDSIELASLNPHFEAHAFPWKQVFGFLASLVLTAISFWLVMDHVLPVQSVIAVILALAVVQALLQLGVFMHMRESRGAAWQILVLGLGLLMAFGLVAASIWIMMFKSGVS; encoded by the coding sequence ATGGCAGACATGTCGCACGGGACCTCGGCCCTTCATGGCCACCCGGAAGAATTACATGAAGACAGTATTGAGCTGGCGTCCTTAAATCCCCATTTTGAAGCGCATGCGTTTCCTTGGAAACAGGTGTTCGGTTTCTTGGCGTCGCTCGTCTTAACCGCCATTTCCTTTTGGCTGGTGATGGATCATGTGTTGCCGGTGCAATCCGTTATTGCGGTGATTTTGGCCTTGGCCGTGGTGCAAGCCTTGTTGCAACTCGGGGTTTTCATGCACATGCGGGAAAGCCGTGGCGCCGCTTGGCAGATTCTAGTGTTGGGGTTGGGGTTGCTAATGGCGTTTGGGCTGGTGGCGGCGTCGATTTGGATTATGATGTTCAAGTCGGGCGTGTCCTAA
- a CDS encoding transcriptional regulator, BadM/Rrf2 family (PFAM: Transcriptional regulator~TIGRFAM: Rrf2 family protein~COGs: COG1959 transcriptional regulator protein~InterPro IPR000944~KEGG: sth:STH2391 putative transcriptional regulator~PFAM: Transcriptional regulator, Rrf2~SPTR: Putative transcriptional regulator;~TIGRFAM: Transcriptional regulator, Rrf2) — protein sequence MNGLKTSLKVGLQILKQLALADGEPVTVRFLAETLQQSDKYLEQLLLPLRRARIVRSIRGAHGGYALARPAKQIRLHEIVAVLQGAFVFCDCGNQKCHECVNPEFWQELETCIDEALASVTLADVIHPTVKPRRLAPTVVEGPWVQGGLGI from the coding sequence ATGAACGGTCTCAAAACCTCATTAAAAGTCGGCCTGCAAATTTTAAAGCAATTGGCCCTGGCCGATGGGGAGCCGGTCACGGTCCGGTTTCTCGCCGAGACGTTGCAGCAGTCGGATAAATATTTGGAACAACTGTTGCTGCCGTTACGCCGTGCCCGCATTGTCCGCTCTATTCGCGGTGCGCACGGGGGCTATGCGCTGGCCCGACCGGCCAAGCAAATCCGGCTGCACGAAATTGTCGCCGTCCTGCAAGGCGCCTTTGTTTTCTGCGACTGCGGCAACCAGAAGTGCCACGAATGCGTCAACCCGGAATTCTGGCAGGAGTTAGAGACGTGTATTGATGAGGCCTTGGCCTCGGTGACGTTGGCCGATGTCATCCATCCGACGGTTAAGCCACGACGGCTCGCCCCGACAGTGGTCGAAGGGCCTTGGGTTCAGGGCGGCCTAGGAATCTAG
- a CDS encoding LSU ribosomal protein L13P (PFAM: Ribosomal protein L13~TIGRFAM: ribosomal protein L13, bacterial type~COGs: COG0102 Ribosomal protein L13~InterPro IPR005823:IPR005822~KEGG: drm:Dred_0256 50S ribosomal protein L13~PFAM: Ribosomal protein L13~SPTR: 50S ribosomal protein L13;~TIGRFAM: Ribosomal protein L13, bacterial-type), with protein sequence MSTYMARPAEVTRKWYVIDAAGQPLGRVATAAASILRGKHKPTYTPHIDTGDFVIVINADQVVLTGRKLDQKIYYHHSGYEGGLKKTIYRHLLQKKPEFVMEKAIRGMLPKNRLGRAMFRKLKVYKGSEHPHQAQQPEVWEVSR encoded by the coding sequence ATGTCCACGTACATGGCTCGTCCTGCCGAGGTCACGCGCAAGTGGTACGTTATTGACGCTGCGGGCCAGCCGCTTGGGCGGGTTGCCACCGCCGCTGCGTCGATTTTGCGCGGAAAACACAAACCCACCTATACCCCGCATATTGACACCGGGGATTTTGTGATTGTCATCAATGCCGATCAGGTGGTGTTGACCGGGCGTAAATTAGACCAAAAGATTTATTACCATCATTCCGGATATGAAGGCGGATTGAAAAAGACGATTTACCGCCATTTACTCCAAAAGAAACCGGAATTCGTCATGGAAAAGGCTATTCGAGGGATGCTGCCGAAGAATCGCCTAGGGCGGGCGATGTTTCGGAAACTCAAGGTGTATAAGGGCTCTGAGCATCCGCATCAGGCCCAACAGCCCGAAGTATGGGAGGTTAGTCGGTAA
- a CDS encoding helix-turn-helix domain protein (PFAM: Helix-turn-helix~InterPro IPR001387:IPR019734~KEGG: cst:CLOST_2577 transcriptional regulator~PFAM: Helix-turn-helix type 3~SMART: Helix-turn-helix type 3; Tetratricopeptide repeat~SPTR: Putative transcriptional regulator), giving the protein MVGAKIRDLRKKLGLTQEQLAGNELTKSYVSQVELGRIHPSEKALRIMARRLGKPLGYFLENTDDLRTIDVLLKASQALWSTGRLDEGVNGLNEALHLAERTGREDVLARIRTIMGQLELVRGNWQKAEHHLETALSLVHGADYPVQWVQTATTLGIAAGRLGLYHKAVQAFQYALDYALKLPDEEAEIRSQALSCYGDFCYGQGHWLSAIELYQAALKSQHRLPPARRAELHASLACALWQAERREEAQHTVSLAEADIAAIHDPEGLALAQIAMARAYATTLQYAPAQDLLHYAIGHFSRDKNPEAEAAAWETRLWLAWKTKDLPLLLQYHDHAKSLPSNWPWNQVKVQGLRFLGLVTAEENPSQALTYFEEALRLADPAERLQLQLEYWLTAWRAGQADAPEHIWTLMREHEMPSLDHPLIIRPWRLQTLPQAIAQ; this is encoded by the coding sequence GTGGTTGGCGCCAAGATTAGAGACCTGCGAAAAAAACTTGGCTTAACCCAAGAACAATTAGCGGGCAACGAATTGACCAAAAGCTATGTCAGCCAAGTCGAGTTGGGACGCATTCATCCGTCGGAAAAAGCGCTTCGCATCATGGCACGCCGCCTGGGTAAACCCTTGGGCTACTTTCTGGAAAACACGGATGACCTCCGAACGATTGACGTGCTGCTCAAAGCTTCCCAAGCCCTATGGAGCACAGGCCGTTTGGATGAAGGCGTCAACGGACTCAACGAGGCGCTCCATTTAGCCGAACGAACAGGCCGAGAGGACGTGTTAGCCCGGATTCGAACCATCATGGGGCAACTCGAGTTGGTGCGCGGCAACTGGCAAAAGGCCGAACATCATCTGGAAACCGCGTTAAGCCTGGTTCACGGTGCCGACTATCCCGTGCAATGGGTCCAAACCGCCACCACACTCGGAATTGCCGCCGGTCGTCTGGGCTTGTATCACAAGGCGGTGCAAGCGTTTCAGTATGCGCTCGATTATGCGTTAAAGCTTCCGGATGAGGAAGCCGAAATCCGGTCGCAAGCGTTGTCGTGCTACGGCGACTTTTGCTATGGCCAGGGCCATTGGCTGTCTGCGATTGAACTCTATCAAGCGGCATTAAAAAGCCAGCACCGTCTGCCGCCCGCCCGTCGCGCCGAACTGCACGCCAGTTTAGCCTGCGCCTTATGGCAAGCCGAGCGCCGGGAAGAGGCGCAACACACCGTCAGCTTAGCCGAAGCGGATATTGCCGCCATTCATGACCCGGAAGGCTTGGCTTTGGCCCAAATTGCCATGGCCCGAGCCTATGCCACTACGCTGCAATACGCCCCCGCGCAGGACCTGCTACATTACGCGATTGGGCATTTTTCCCGTGATAAAAATCCGGAAGCCGAGGCGGCGGCGTGGGAAACCCGCCTATGGCTCGCGTGGAAGACGAAAGATCTTCCTCTTTTGTTACAGTATCATGATCACGCCAAAAGCTTACCGTCGAACTGGCCATGGAACCAAGTGAAAGTCCAGGGATTACGGTTTCTCGGGTTGGTCACGGCCGAGGAGAATCCCTCCCAAGCCTTAACCTACTTTGAAGAGGCTTTACGGTTGGCCGATCCAGCGGAACGGTTGCAATTGCAACTCGAATATTGGCTGACCGCCTGGCGGGCGGGACAAGCGGATGCGCCGGAGCACATCTGGACACTCATGCGAGAGCATGAGATGCCCTCGCTGGACCATCCCCTCATCATTCGTCCCTGGCGGCTTCAAACCTTACCCCAAGCCATCGCCCAGTAA
- a CDS encoding Methyltransferase type 11 (PFAM: Methyltransferase domain~InterPro IPR013216~KEGG: aac:Aaci_2558 methyltransferase type 11~PFAM: Methyltransferase type 11~SPTR: Methyltransferase type 11), protein MISFEQLDQWLVKELQAFETAEDWLLLQTLVTRDTRRQWLGGLPWTSRDRVMDFGCGSGIVAWELAALKGCQVIGLDQDETALRRARRLVADLPIHPSPRFIPGDVLHPPFVEKLTGGFSRFVLQYVPDPKGLLGLWARQLEKGSYLAIEDIDDGFIVEYPEPPAAWQRIVDAFRQYQAGPGGDRLIGRKLAVWGKAAGLTVITLDIAPNVYSGPLQPEDTTVQFDILRIRQALPTMVSQGLLAPEDFQRGVDAYLASLPHDTFISVSTVRILFRT, encoded by the coding sequence GTGATATCTTTTGAACAACTCGACCAATGGTTAGTGAAAGAACTGCAGGCGTTTGAAACCGCCGAGGATTGGCTTCTGCTCCAAACACTGGTGACGCGTGACACCCGGCGTCAATGGTTGGGCGGTTTACCGTGGACGTCGCGGGACCGGGTGATGGACTTTGGCTGCGGATCCGGGATCGTGGCTTGGGAGTTGGCCGCCCTCAAAGGGTGTCAGGTCATCGGGCTGGATCAAGACGAAACGGCGCTTCGACGCGCTCGGCGCCTTGTCGCCGACTTGCCGATTCACCCGTCTCCCCGGTTCATTCCAGGCGATGTGCTTCATCCGCCGTTCGTAGAGAAGTTAACGGGAGGTTTTTCCCGATTCGTCCTGCAATACGTTCCGGATCCGAAAGGCCTCCTCGGTCTTTGGGCTCGCCAACTCGAGAAAGGGAGTTATTTGGCGATCGAAGACATTGACGATGGCTTCATCGTCGAATACCCGGAACCTCCAGCGGCTTGGCAACGAATTGTCGACGCCTTCCGCCAATATCAAGCCGGGCCGGGTGGGGACCGCTTGATTGGACGCAAGTTAGCCGTCTGGGGCAAAGCCGCCGGTCTCACGGTGATAACCCTCGACATCGCGCCCAACGTCTATTCCGGACCGTTACAGCCGGAGGATACGACCGTGCAGTTTGATATATTACGAATCCGTCAAGCATTGCCCACCATGGTGAGCCAAGGCCTTTTAGCCCCTGAAGACTTTCAACGGGGAGTCGATGCCTACTTGGCTTCCCTGCCCCATGACACGTTCATTTCGGTCTCCACGGTACGGATTCTCTTTCGGACCTAG
- a CDS encoding cytochrome aa3 quinol oxidase subunit 2 (TIGRFAM: cytochrome aa3 quinol oxidase, subunit II~COGs: COG1622 Heme/copper-type cytochrome/quinol oxidase subunit 2~InterPro IPR002429~KEGG: btb:BMB171_C0615 cytochrome aa3 quinol oxidase polypeptide II~PFAM: Cytochrome c oxidase subunit II C-terminal~SPTR: Cytochrome c oxidase subunit II), producing MAPRMRPRRSYRWLGLMALLPLVLSGCGQQYVVFHPAGPVAASELHLLVLASIAMGIVITVVLILAAIALIRFHDRPAHPGIKNPRWLHARWLEVVLFGVPMIIVAIIAVPTVKTTYALDQLPPGKQPVVVDVTSLDWKWVFEYPAQRIATVNYLKIPTGTPVLFELTADSPMNTFWVPQLGGMEYTMPGEVLPLWLQADHPGVYAGRSAQFSGPGFVHMTFNVDAVSPSAFQAWVNSVKTSAPPMTMATYTTLTKFGTVGPETFSSYPVKGTFPQVTHGFTLNGTMPMPMP from the coding sequence ATGGCGCCTAGGATGCGTCCGCGAAGATCCTATCGATGGCTTGGGCTCATGGCGTTACTGCCGCTGGTGTTGTCTGGTTGCGGCCAACAATACGTCGTGTTTCACCCGGCCGGGCCCGTTGCGGCCAGTGAATTGCACTTATTAGTTCTCGCATCCATTGCGATGGGCATCGTCATAACCGTCGTGTTGATTTTGGCGGCCATTGCGCTGATTCGGTTCCATGACCGGCCTGCCCATCCCGGCATTAAAAATCCCCGTTGGCTCCATGCCCGATGGCTGGAAGTGGTCTTGTTCGGCGTGCCGATGATTATTGTGGCCATTATTGCCGTGCCGACGGTGAAAACCACGTACGCGTTAGATCAATTGCCGCCGGGGAAGCAACCGGTGGTGGTTGATGTAACGTCGCTCGATTGGAAATGGGTGTTCGAGTATCCTGCTCAACGAATCGCGACGGTCAACTACCTTAAGATTCCCACCGGTACGCCGGTTTTATTCGAGTTGACCGCGGACTCTCCCATGAATACCTTCTGGGTACCGCAGCTCGGAGGAATGGAATACACCATGCCGGGCGAAGTCTTGCCGCTGTGGTTGCAAGCCGACCATCCCGGTGTCTATGCCGGCCGTAGCGCGCAATTTAGCGGTCCCGGTTTTGTCCACATGACCTTTAATGTGGATGCGGTCTCGCCATCGGCTTTCCAAGCGTGGGTGAATAGCGTGAAAACCAGTGCGCCGCCCATGACCATGGCGACCTATACGACTCTGACGAAATTTGGGACGGTGGGCCCGGAGACGTTTTCATCCTATCCGGTAAAAGGAACCTTCCCGCAAGTGACCCATGGGTTTACCTTAAACGGCACCATGCCGATGCCCATGCCCTAG
- a CDS encoding cytochrome aa3 quinol oxidase subunit 3 (PFAM: Cytochrome c oxidase subunit III~COGs: COG1845 Heme/copper-type cytochrome/quinol oxidase subunit 3~InterPro IPR000298~KEGG: afl:Aflv_0274 cytochrome aa3 quinol oxidase subunit III~PFAM: Cytochrome c oxidase, subunit III~SPTR: Cytochrome aa3 quinol oxidase subunit III) — translation MSQAVQSVHDSQRMPIEFADYHESLKITGFWFFLTTDMLLFASLFATFAVMRFDFAHGPTPAQVFHYGPVILETILLLTSSFTIGLSIFEMRRNRLKSSVAWLVLTILLGAGFVSTEIHEFVSNIVKGAGWHASGFLSAFYALVGTHGAHVTFGIFWAVTLIVQLLRRGFTPRTSRKLYTFALYWHFLDIVWVFIFTVVYLSSFASIPLYSGLH, via the coding sequence ATGAGTCAGGCGGTTCAATCGGTCCACGACTCTCAGCGGATGCCCATTGAGTTTGCGGACTACCATGAGAGTCTGAAAATCACCGGCTTTTGGTTCTTCCTGACGACCGACATGTTGCTGTTTGCCAGCCTATTTGCCACGTTCGCGGTCATGCGCTTTGATTTCGCGCATGGCCCGACGCCGGCCCAGGTGTTTCACTATGGTCCGGTGATTCTGGAAACCATCTTGCTCTTGACCAGCAGCTTCACCATCGGTCTCTCCATCTTTGAAATGCGTCGCAATCGGTTGAAGAGCTCGGTCGCCTGGTTGGTGTTGACCATTTTGCTCGGAGCCGGGTTTGTCAGTACCGAGATCCACGAGTTCGTGTCCAACATCGTGAAGGGGGCCGGATGGCACGCGAGCGGATTTCTGTCGGCGTTTTATGCCTTGGTGGGGACGCACGGGGCCCACGTCACGTTCGGGATCTTCTGGGCGGTGACCTTGATTGTCCAGTTGTTACGGCGGGGCTTTACACCGCGAACAAGTCGGAAATTATATACCTTCGCGCTGTATTGGCACTTCTTGGACATCGTGTGGGTGTTTATCTTTACCGTGGTGTATTTGAGCAGTTTCGCCAGTATTCCGCTGTACAGCGGGCTTCATTAA
- a CDS encoding ribosomal protein S9 (PFAM: Ribosomal protein S9/S16~COGs: COG0103 Ribosomal protein S9~InterPro IPR000754~KEGG: tmr:Tmar_2261 30S ribosomal protein S9P~PFAM: Ribosomal protein S9~SPTR: 30S ribosomal protein S9), whose product MALAQFWGTGRRKNAVARVRLVPGTGRVLINGRPLEEYFPVLTVRSTILAPLKVADVEGRFDVLVRVEGGGLTGQAGAVRHGIARALLNVDPNFRHPLKQRGFLRRDPRVKERRKYGLKKARKAPQFSKR is encoded by the coding sequence ATGGCGCTGGCGCAATTTTGGGGAACCGGACGCCGTAAAAATGCGGTGGCTCGGGTCCGTTTAGTCCCCGGCACGGGTCGGGTGTTAATTAACGGGCGACCGCTGGAAGAGTATTTTCCGGTATTAACCGTTCGGTCGACAATTTTGGCGCCACTCAAGGTGGCGGATGTTGAAGGGCGTTTTGACGTGTTGGTGCGGGTCGAAGGGGGCGGCTTGACGGGACAAGCGGGCGCCGTACGACATGGCATTGCACGTGCGTTATTAAATGTGGACCCCAATTTCCGGCATCCTTTGAAGCAGCGCGGCTTTCTTCGGCGGGATCCGCGGGTGAAAGAGCGTCGGAAGTACGGACTGAAAAAAGCTCGAAAGGCCCCGCAGTTCTCCAAACGGTAA